The following proteins come from a genomic window of Nostoc sp. TCL26-01:
- a CDS encoding efflux RND transporter periplasmic adaptor subunit, protein MQTSKYVVTRTHCPLPIGRLWLIILGLTYFCTGCVASEAQSNEKDAGKKRPVSVVVAIATPKTVPMLFSATGNVEAYSTVSVKSKVGGQLTGVYFRQGQKVKQGDLLFTIDSRPLQALLMQAQANKVKDLAQVKQAQANLEKAKAQVQQAQANVEKAKAQVNQAKANVVKDVAQATNANSQAQRYANLLKQGAISKQQAEDYQTSANAQKATVTADQGGVANAQAAVVAALADVQNAQASVVAAQADVQNAQAVVAADQAAIDNAQVQLSYSSIYSPINGRTGSLKLNQGNLVKADADDPLITISQIHPIYVTFSIPQRLLPDLNKYNTNHKLEVDALVPKDPRQSVRGELTFVDSGVNPQTGTIQLKATFTNADERLVPGQFVNVVLKFTEEPNAITVPAPAVQTGQKGQFVYVVKSDKKVEVRPVIVGDTVESATVIKQGLQPGEQVVVDGQFNLVPGARVQVKPAVGSRQQS, encoded by the coding sequence ATGCAGACGAGCAAATATGTAGTTACACGCACTCATTGTCCTCTACCTATAGGTAGACTCTGGCTAATTATCCTGGGTCTGACTTATTTTTGTACTGGCTGTGTGGCTTCTGAGGCGCAATCAAATGAAAAAGACGCAGGGAAAAAACGACCTGTGTCGGTGGTAGTGGCGATCGCCACTCCAAAAACAGTACCGATGTTGTTCTCAGCCACAGGGAATGTAGAAGCATATTCTACTGTTTCTGTCAAGTCTAAAGTCGGTGGACAACTGACTGGTGTCTATTTCCGCCAAGGGCAGAAGGTGAAACAGGGAGACTTACTTTTTACTATCGATTCTCGTCCCCTGCAAGCGTTGCTAATGCAAGCACAGGCCAACAAAGTTAAAGATTTGGCACAAGTCAAACAAGCACAAGCCAATCTAGAAAAAGCCAAAGCGCAAGTACAGCAAGCACAAGCCAATGTGGAAAAGGCTAAAGCTCAAGTCAACCAAGCCAAGGCAAATGTGGTTAAGGACGTAGCACAGGCTACCAATGCCAATTCCCAAGCACAACGCTACGCTAATTTACTCAAGCAAGGTGCAATCAGCAAGCAACAGGCAGAAGATTATCAAACGAGTGCTAATGCTCAAAAAGCTACAGTCACAGCTGATCAAGGAGGGGTAGCAAATGCTCAAGCAGCTGTAGTTGCGGCTCTAGCAGATGTACAAAATGCCCAAGCATCTGTAGTTGCAGCCCAAGCAGATGTACAGAATGCCCAGGCCGTTGTTGCCGCAGATCAAGCAGCAATTGATAATGCTCAGGTTCAGCTTTCCTATAGTTCTATTTATTCTCCCATCAACGGCCGTACAGGTAGTCTCAAACTCAATCAAGGTAATTTAGTTAAAGCCGATGCTGATGATCCGTTAATCACAATTAGCCAAATTCACCCAATTTATGTGACATTTTCTATTCCCCAAAGACTTTTACCAGACTTAAATAAATACAACACTAACCACAAACTAGAAGTAGATGCTTTAGTTCCCAAAGATCCAAGACAGTCGGTGCGTGGAGAACTCACGTTTGTAGATAGTGGCGTGAATCCACAAACAGGCACAATTCAGCTAAAAGCCACATTCACCAACGCTGATGAGCGATTGGTTCCTGGGCAGTTTGTCAACGTTGTACTCAAGTTTACCGAAGAACCGAATGCAATTACTGTGCCGGCTCCAGCCGTTCAGACTGGGCAAAAAGGACAATTTGTGTATGTAGTCAAATCAGACAAAAAAGTAGAAGTGCGTCCAGTGATTGTTGGTGATACGGTTGAGAGCGCAACAGTGATTAAGCAAGGATTACAGCCAGGTGAGCAAGTTGTTGTCGATGGGCAATTTAACTTAGTACCTGGGGCTAGAGTGCAGGTGAAACCAGCAGTAGGAAGTAGGCAGCAATCATGA
- a CDS encoding serine/threonine-protein kinase, which translates to MICCLNPDCLSPLNSDGKKSCQSCGTPLVSLLRNRFRVIRVLSDEGGFGRTYLSEDQDKLNERCVIKQLAPKFQGTWSQKKAVELFAQEAKRLQELGEHPQIPTLLAYFEQDNCMYLVQQFVNGQNLLKELQQRKNYRSGEIQAILLDLLPVLKFIHDRGVIHRDIKPENVIRCRTDGRLNLIDFGSSKQLTAKVQNFGTSIGSHGYSPLEQIRDGKAYAASDLFALGATCFHLLTGVSPFQLWMEHGYGWVTHWRQYLRSPITPELDFVLDKLLQKELKDRYTSADEVLQDITPKQQLALPAAGQTSGKLLITKTQYLPPKSVLLKTVVLVSAFVLLFGFNESWYNQYRRIYSSLSSRLTNNSSRGQVVLAQPQKPTLGNITLANTLKGHKNSVAAIAITPDGQIIVSCGDDNTIKLSHLATGAEIATLQGHSQKVNAIAISPDGKILVSGSDDNTIKVWNLQTKAEIRTIYGHSDAVHALAISPNGKTLVSGSDDNTVKVWNLATGRRIDTLIGHTFWVRSVAISPDGVTIASGSFDKTIKIWDLDKASLTHTLAGNSETITAIAFSPNGTTLASASRDRTIKIWNVAKGTRVRTLSGSTETVTAIAFSPDGLFLASASRDRTIKLWNLETGEELRTLEGHENTVTSVTFTPDGRSLISGSEDNTIKVWQISN; encoded by the coding sequence ATGATCTGCTGCCTCAATCCAGACTGTCTTAGTCCGCTTAATTCTGATGGAAAAAAATCGTGTCAAAGTTGTGGTACTCCTTTAGTATCACTTTTGAGAAATCGCTTCCGTGTCATCAGAGTACTTTCTGATGAAGGGGGATTTGGCAGAACTTATCTATCAGAAGATCAAGATAAATTGAATGAACGTTGTGTAATTAAACAACTAGCACCAAAATTTCAAGGAACTTGGTCACAAAAAAAAGCAGTAGAGTTATTTGCTCAAGAAGCCAAGCGATTACAAGAACTCGGAGAACATCCCCAAATTCCGACTTTGTTAGCTTATTTTGAGCAAGATAACTGTATGTATTTGGTGCAACAATTTGTCAATGGACAAAACCTGTTAAAAGAGTTGCAACAACGCAAAAATTATCGGTCTGGAGAAATACAAGCAATCTTACTAGATTTACTGCCAGTTCTCAAATTTATTCACGATCGCGGTGTGATTCATCGTGATATTAAACCAGAAAATGTTATCCGGTGTCGTACTGATGGAAGATTAAATCTGATTGATTTTGGTTCATCTAAGCAATTAACTGCCAAAGTCCAAAATTTTGGGACATCGATTGGTTCTCATGGTTACTCACCACTAGAACAAATTCGAGATGGCAAGGCTTATGCTGCTAGTGATTTATTTGCTTTAGGTGCTACTTGTTTTCATTTATTAACTGGAGTTTCGCCGTTTCAGTTGTGGATGGAACACGGTTATGGCTGGGTGACTCATTGGCGGCAATATTTGCGGAGTCCGATTACGCCTGAGTTGGATTTTGTCTTAGATAAGTTGTTACAAAAAGAACTCAAGGATCGCTACACATCAGCTGATGAAGTGCTGCAAGATATCACTCCTAAACAACAACTGGCACTACCAGCCGCAGGTCAAACTTCTGGAAAATTACTCATCACTAAAACACAATATTTACCGCCAAAATCGGTGTTGTTGAAAACTGTAGTTTTAGTGAGTGCTTTTGTGTTGTTATTTGGTTTTAATGAATCTTGGTATAATCAATATCGCAGAATTTATAGTAGTTTATCTTCCAGATTAACTAATAATTCATCTCGTGGTCAGGTAGTTTTAGCACAACCACAAAAGCCGACGTTAGGAAATATTACTCTAGCTAATACTCTCAAAGGTCATAAAAATTCTGTAGCAGCGATCGCCATTACTCCCGATGGTCAGATAATAGTCAGTTGTGGAGACGACAACACAATTAAATTGTCGCACCTAGCCACAGGCGCGGAAATAGCTACACTCCAGGGACATTCGCAAAAAGTGAATGCGATCGCTATCAGTCCAGATGGTAAAATTTTGGTGAGTGGTAGTGATGACAACACTATCAAAGTCTGGAATCTGCAAACTAAAGCAGAAATCCGCACGATTTACGGACATAGTGATGCTGTTCACGCCTTAGCCATCAGTCCTAATGGGAAAACTTTGGTGAGTGGCAGTGATGATAATACTGTCAAAGTCTGGAATTTAGCAACTGGCAGACGCATAGATACCTTAATCGGACATACATTTTGGGTGCGTTCAGTCGCCATTAGCCCCGATGGTGTAACTATTGCTAGTGGTAGCTTTGATAAAACCATCAAAATTTGGGATTTAGACAAAGCATCTCTGACACACACACTAGCTGGAAATAGCGAAACAATTACAGCAATAGCTTTTAGTCCTAATGGTACTACCCTTGCCAGCGCTAGCCGCGATCGCACGATCAAAATTTGGAATGTGGCTAAAGGTACAAGAGTTCGCACATTAAGCGGTAGTACAGAAACAGTGACAGCGATCGCTTTTAGTCCAGATGGTTTATTTCTGGCTAGTGCTAGCCGCGATCGTACCATCAAACTCTGGAACTTGGAAACAGGCGAAGAACTCCGCACCCTAGAAGGCCATGAAAACACTGTCACATCCGTCACTTTTACACCTGACGGCAGAAGTTTGATTAGTGGTAGCGAAGATAACACCATCAAAGTTTGGCAGATTAGTAATTAG
- a CDS encoding serine/threonine-protein kinase: MDRFSENITNLREYNLPQNQLVQMCDSPQLFRDRYKILKIIGRGGFGITFLAKDAILPGNPLCVIKQLCPKVTNTKSWQNACQRFEKEAKTLAKLGSHSQIPMLLDYFNSHGELYLVQEYVRGYTLAREVKRNGVKTETEVKEFLRELLPILQYLYQNKVIHRDIKPQNLLRCADDGRIVLIDFGAVKEQLADIVTNSPNQPQTNFVGTMGFAPPEQFSLRPVYASDIYALGVTCAYLLTGKSPMEMARNSQTGEICWDEDVKVSDNFAKILHKMLKVSLDERFQKPQDVIRALSIENDLPNLTNCLMTQPLSSKPATNPETPQVYSPSVAKTAIAIRQWKAKLKQKRVMGNR; this comes from the coding sequence ATGGATCGCTTTTCGGAAAATATAACAAACTTGCGTGAGTATAATTTGCCGCAGAATCAACTAGTTCAAATGTGTGATTCTCCGCAATTATTCCGCGATCGCTATAAAATATTAAAAATTATCGGTAGAGGTGGTTTTGGGATTACGTTTCTAGCGAAAGATGCCATTTTACCGGGTAATCCTTTATGTGTGATTAAACAGCTTTGTCCGAAAGTAACCAACACTAAAAGCTGGCAAAATGCTTGTCAGCGCTTTGAAAAGGAAGCGAAAACTTTAGCTAAACTCGGTAGTCACTCACAAATCCCCATGTTACTGGACTATTTTAACAGTCATGGAGAGCTTTATTTAGTACAAGAATACGTGCGTGGCTATACTTTGGCACGTGAAGTCAAACGCAACGGGGTAAAAACTGAAACTGAAGTCAAAGAGTTTTTGCGGGAATTACTGCCAATTTTGCAGTATCTTTATCAAAATAAAGTAATTCATCGAGATATTAAACCACAAAACTTACTGCGTTGTGCCGATGATGGACGAATAGTATTGATTGATTTTGGTGCAGTTAAAGAACAATTAGCTGATATCGTCACAAATTCGCCAAATCAACCTCAAACTAATTTTGTTGGCACAATGGGATTTGCACCCCCAGAACAGTTTTCTCTACGTCCAGTTTACGCTAGCGATATTTATGCTTTGGGTGTAACTTGTGCTTATCTGTTAACTGGCAAAAGTCCTATGGAAATGGCACGCAATAGCCAGACTGGAGAAATCTGCTGGGATGAAGACGTAAAGGTGAGTGATAATTTTGCCAAAATTCTCCACAAAATGCTGAAAGTTTCTCTAGACGAGCGTTTTCAAAAACCGCAAGATGTGATCAGAGCCTTAAGTATCGAAAATGATTTACCCAACTTAACTAACTGTTTAATGACACAACCCTTAAGCAGCAAACCTGCCACAAATCCCGAAACCCCTCAAGTATACTCTCCATCCGTAGCCAAAACAGCGATCGCTATTCGACAATGGAAAGCCAAGCTTAAACAAAAACGGGTAATGGGTAATAGGTAA
- a CDS encoding PLP-dependent aminotransferase family protein, whose amino-acid sequence MDFAISINPQAALPLHRQVYEELRWGILSGRLTPGQKLPSTRMLAQSLSISRATVTLSYEQLLSEGYLETIVGSGTFVCRQIPDDLLNTAPIESKLQPTTTSISLSAYGQILSDKAFLRLPEAELEINFNYGRPAFDKFPIDLWRQLLARHCRPNSNVLDYTIYSMGYQPLREAIATYLTRSRAVKCSAEQIIIVGGSQQGLDLITRLFINRGDGIALEEPGYLGARRAFLAQGASLCPVPVDTSGLIVSHLTTGIIPNIKLVYVTPSHQFPTGGVLSLPRRLELLAWAQKSGVMIIEDDYDSEYRYGERPIPALQGLDQGNCVIYLGTFSKVLFPALRLGYLVVPDDLVSIFARAKWLADRQCSLLEQYALTDFITEGHLERHIRRMRSLYNQRRQTLVQSLLSHFGDRVTILGENAGMHLMIKIHTHLNDDEIIQRAALAGVSMVAAYPNYLKTSPGSEFILGYAELNESQISEGVRRLAQIVSHLPQPRQTK is encoded by the coding sequence ATGGACTTTGCTATCTCCATCAACCCACAGGCGGCTTTACCTCTGCATCGCCAAGTCTATGAAGAATTACGCTGGGGGATTCTCTCAGGGAGATTAACGCCTGGGCAAAAGCTACCGTCAACCAGAATGCTGGCTCAATCCCTGAGTATTTCTCGCGCTACTGTGACTCTCAGCTATGAACAATTACTGAGTGAGGGTTATCTAGAAACTATTGTGGGTTCAGGCACTTTTGTTTGTCGCCAAATCCCGGATGATTTACTGAACACTGCACCGATTGAGTCAAAATTACAACCAACTACGACATCAATATCTCTATCAGCCTATGGTCAAATTCTCAGTGACAAAGCATTCTTGCGTTTGCCAGAAGCAGAACTAGAAATCAACTTTAACTATGGCAGACCAGCATTTGACAAGTTTCCCATAGACTTGTGGCGACAGCTATTAGCCCGTCATTGTCGCCCTAATTCTAATGTGCTGGATTATACAATTTACTCAATGGGATATCAACCATTAAGAGAAGCGATCGCCACTTATCTAACACGTTCTAGAGCCGTAAAATGTAGTGCCGAGCAAATTATCATTGTCGGTGGTTCCCAGCAAGGACTTGACTTAATTACACGTTTATTCATTAACAGGGGTGATGGCATTGCCCTAGAAGAACCCGGTTATTTAGGGGCAAGAAGGGCTTTTTTAGCTCAAGGTGCTAGTTTATGTCCTGTACCTGTAGATACATCTGGCTTAATCGTTAGTCATCTAACAACAGGTATAATTCCCAACATTAAACTGGTTTATGTCACTCCATCTCATCAATTTCCCACAGGCGGAGTTTTATCCCTTCCTCGCAGGCTAGAGTTGTTAGCTTGGGCGCAGAAATCAGGAGTGATGATTATTGAAGACGATTATGATAGTGAGTATCGTTACGGTGAACGTCCCATTCCAGCCTTGCAAGGATTAGACCAAGGTAACTGTGTGATTTATCTAGGTACATTTTCTAAGGTGCTATTTCCCGCTTTGCGTTTGGGTTATTTAGTTGTGCCAGATGATTTAGTATCTATCTTTGCCCGTGCCAAATGGCTAGCAGACAGGCAATGTAGTTTATTGGAACAGTACGCCTTGACTGATTTTATTACAGAAGGTCATCTAGAACGCCATATTAGAAGAATGCGATCGCTCTACAACCAACGACGACAAACTTTAGTCCAGTCTTTGTTATCTCATTTTGGCGATCGAGTGACAATTCTGGGAGAAAATGCCGGAATGCACCTAATGATAAAAATCCACACCCATCTCAATGATGATGAAATTATCCAGCGTGCCGCACTTGCTGGTGTCAGTATGGTTGCTGCATATCCCAACTATTTAAAAACTAGTCCTGGTAGTGAATTTATATTAGGATATGCCGAACTTAATGAGTCACAAATTAGCGAAGGCGTACGGCGATTAGCGCAAATTGTATCACATCTTCCGCAGCCTCGGCAGACGAAATAA
- a CDS encoding RNA-binding protein hfq, translating to MSITEFDTSLPSIRQVQNLIKQAVAVEFKLLTGDLITGRILWQDPNCVCIADENSRQITIAKQAIAYFLAKE from the coding sequence ATGTCTATAACTGAATTTGATACCTCCTTACCAAGCATTCGCCAAGTCCAAAACCTGATTAAACAAGCAGTAGCAGTAGAATTCAAACTGTTAACTGGTGACTTAATCACAGGTAGAATCCTCTGGCAAGACCCCAACTGTGTATGTATTGCCGATGAAAATAGCCGTCAAATTACCATTGCCAAACAAGCGATCGCTTATTTTCTGGCTAAAGAGTAA
- a CDS encoding pyridoxamine 5'-phosphate oxidase family protein: MTPQKAPSPRTTVKRVPQRGNYEQETIYRILDEGLVCHVGFVAEGQPFVIPTAYGRVDDTLYIHGSPASRMIRTLQQGIDVCVTVTLLDGLVLARSAFHHSMNYRSVVIFGTATLVENTEEKFAALQAFTEHVIKRRWEEVRSPNRHELAGTLVLSLPLAEASAKLRTGGPIDDEADYQIPVWAGELPLKLTPATPIPDARLHPHIKLPTYISDYTR, from the coding sequence ATGACTCCACAAAAAGCCCCCAGTCCCAGAACAACTGTTAAGCGTGTACCCCAAAGAGGAAACTATGAACAGGAAACTATCTATCGAATCTTGGATGAAGGATTAGTCTGTCATGTCGGTTTTGTGGCAGAGGGACAACCTTTCGTTATTCCCACCGCCTATGGCAGAGTAGACGACACCTTATATATTCACGGTTCGCCTGCGAGTCGGATGATCAGAACCCTGCAACAAGGTATTGATGTCTGCGTTACCGTCACCTTGCTGGATGGGTTAGTATTAGCGCGATCGGCTTTTCATCACTCCATGAATTATCGTTCAGTAGTAATTTTTGGTACGGCTACCCTAGTAGAAAATACAGAAGAAAAATTTGCTGCCCTGCAAGCATTTACAGAACACGTCATCAAGCGGAGGTGGGAAGAAGTGCGATCGCCCAATCGTCATGAATTAGCCGGAACCCTCGTGCTATCCTTACCTTTAGCAGAAGCCTCCGCCAAACTCCGCACAGGTGGGCCAATAGATGATGAAGCTGATTATCAAATACCCGTCTGGGCTGGGGAACTGCCCTTAAAATTAACTCCAGCCACACCCATCCCTGATGCGCGTTTACATCCTCATATCAAATTACCAACATATATCAGTGATTATACTAGGTAA
- a CDS encoding cation:proton antiporter — protein MQEDFRLIVDLVLVLGVAACGGLFAALLKQPVLLGYLIGGMVVGPAGLGLIKEVVQVETLAQFGVAFLLFALGVEFSFAELKKVKAIALGGGGLQIALTILITVVVCGLTGAWGTLPAKGVFLGSILSLSSTAVVLKCLMERNETETPHGQVMLGILVVQDLALGLMLAVLPALHEPGEAIGIAVLTALVRIGLFAAGAVVAGIWLIPPLLRLLARTESRELFLLGVVALCLGIALLTEYLGLSIEMGAFVAGLMISEVEYADQTITYVEPLRDIFASLFFAAIGMLIDPVFLWQNLELILGLVALVFVGKFLIITPLVKLFRYPLKTALIAGLGLAQIGEFSFVLASEGQALGLVSRRIYLLILGTTAVTLVLTPFVLRLVPFLFNLAESMPWLKPYLDGEGQAKDVSDELPNKDHVVVCGYGRVGKNLVKLLLQHNLPVIVIDQSERRIQQLRDAAIPYVYGNCISFHVLETAGVSHAKGMAIALPDPMSTRLCLKRALELCPELDLVVRATQDKNIEVLYQLGAREVVQPEFEASIEMATYLLTGLGLSPGVVQREMQQIRNDHYLDLRPERTADEVSRDLRQATEDLNRRWYDLPSDSPLIGMSLEEADMRYLTGVSLMAIRRTNGEEIDYPDHQTKLAVGDRLLIVGADEELAALDELAQGKVAVPGENSACQWIVVNANAPILGKTLADFALDQQTGVQVQAIRRDGKYMRFPDGSTDLRNGDQVLLCGNLLRLNQLQPLFASVSEIPLSIPIVKTKEMVKEVLPVDRIKEGNR, from the coding sequence GTGCAAGAAGATTTTAGATTAATTGTTGATTTAGTACTAGTTCTCGGCGTTGCTGCCTGTGGTGGATTGTTTGCAGCGCTGCTCAAACAACCTGTACTGCTAGGCTACCTCATCGGCGGGATGGTAGTAGGGCCGGCTGGGCTGGGACTGATTAAGGAAGTTGTGCAAGTAGAAACCCTGGCGCAGTTTGGGGTGGCCTTCTTGTTGTTCGCCTTGGGTGTGGAGTTTTCCTTTGCGGAATTAAAAAAAGTTAAGGCGATCGCTCTCGGTGGGGGTGGACTACAAATTGCCTTGACAATCTTGATTACGGTGGTGGTGTGTGGGTTAACGGGGGCCTGGGGGACTTTACCCGCGAAGGGTGTGTTTTTGGGGTCAATTCTGTCCCTATCTTCTACAGCCGTTGTCCTCAAATGCTTGATGGAACGGAACGAAACTGAAACACCCCACGGGCAAGTGATGCTGGGGATTTTGGTAGTTCAGGATTTAGCTTTGGGATTGATGCTGGCTGTCTTACCAGCTTTGCACGAACCAGGGGAAGCGATCGGGATTGCCGTCCTCACAGCTTTAGTCAGGATTGGTCTATTTGCGGCTGGGGCAGTGGTGGCGGGGATTTGGCTGATACCGCCATTGTTGCGCCTGTTAGCCCGGACTGAGAGTCGAGAACTGTTTTTACTCGGTGTGGTGGCACTGTGTTTAGGTATTGCCCTACTGACAGAATATTTAGGACTCTCCATTGAGATGGGGGCGTTTGTTGCTGGGTTGATGATTTCTGAAGTGGAATACGCCGATCAAACCATCACCTATGTAGAACCCCTACGAGATATTTTTGCTAGTTTATTCTTCGCTGCCATTGGGATGTTAATTGACCCAGTATTCTTATGGCAGAATCTAGAGTTAATTTTAGGGTTAGTTGCCCTGGTTTTTGTCGGTAAGTTTTTAATCATCACACCGTTAGTAAAATTATTCCGCTATCCTTTGAAAACAGCATTAATTGCTGGCTTGGGACTGGCGCAAATTGGGGAATTTTCCTTTGTATTAGCTAGTGAAGGACAGGCTTTAGGGTTGGTTTCCCGGCGCATATATCTGCTAATTTTGGGAACCACTGCCGTCACACTGGTTTTGACTCCTTTTGTGTTGCGGTTAGTGCCGTTTTTATTCAACCTTGCCGAATCAATGCCGTGGCTGAAACCTTATTTAGATGGAGAAGGTCAAGCAAAAGATGTATCGGATGAACTACCCAATAAAGATCATGTGGTAGTCTGCGGTTATGGGCGAGTGGGGAAGAATTTGGTCAAGTTGTTACTGCAACATAATTTGCCTGTAATTGTTATTGATCAATCAGAAAGACGGATTCAGCAATTGCGTGATGCGGCAATACCCTATGTATATGGTAATTGCATCAGTTTCCATGTTTTAGAAACGGCTGGTGTCAGTCATGCTAAAGGAATGGCGATCGCCCTACCTGATCCCATGAGTACTCGTCTGTGTCTGAAACGGGCTTTGGAATTGTGTCCCGAACTGGATTTAGTTGTCCGCGCTACTCAAGACAAAAATATTGAAGTGCTTTACCAACTGGGAGCAAGAGAAGTAGTACAGCCAGAATTTGAAGCCAGTATCGAAATGGCAACTTATCTCTTAACCGGTTTAGGCTTGTCTCCTGGTGTCGTCCAACGAGAAATGCAGCAAATCCGCAACGATCATTATCTAGATTTGCGCCCAGAACGCACGGCTGACGAAGTTTCCCGCGATTTACGCCAAGCCACCGAGGATTTAAATCGCCGTTGGTACGACTTACCTAGCGATTCACCCTTGATTGGCATGAGTTTAGAAGAAGCGGATATGCGCTACTTAACAGGCGTGAGTTTGATGGCAATTCGCCGCACCAATGGCGAGGAAATCGATTATCCTGATCATCAAACCAAATTAGCAGTAGGCGATCGCTTATTAATTGTTGGTGCTGACGAGGAACTAGCCGCTTTAGATGAATTAGCTCAAGGTAAGGTGGCTGTACCGGGAGAAAACAGCGCCTGTCAATGGATTGTCGTCAATGCTAATGCGCCAATTTTAGGCAAAACCCTGGCAGATTTCGCCTTAGATCAACAAACAGGAGTCCAAGTCCAAGCAATCCGTCGGGATGGTAAATATATGCGCTTTCCCGACGGTAGCACGGATCTACGAAATGGTGATCAGGTACTATTGTGCGGTAATCTGCTCAGACTCAACCAACTCCAACCTCTGTTCGCCTCAGTCAGCGAAATACCCCTATCTATCCCCATCGTGAAAACCAAGGAAATGGTCAAGGAGGTTTTGCCAGTGGATAGGATAAAAGAAGGGAACAGGTGA
- the dapF gene encoding diaminopimelate epimerase produces the protein MAIEFTKYHGLGNDFILIDNRSSKVPVVTPERAIELCDRHFGIGADGVIFALPGEKDTDYAMRIFNSDGSEPEMCGNGIRCLAGFLADLEGMSRNQDAYRIHTLAGVMTPQLLPDGQVKVDMGLPRLLAGEIPTTLAASDSKVINQPLDVEGKTWDVTCVSMGNPHCITFVEDVAAIPLETLGTKFEHHPAFPQRTNTEFIEVVSRDYLKMRVWERGAGITLACGTGACAALVAGVLTGKCDRLASVELPGGVLEIEWSEVDQRVYMTGPAERVFTGKV, from the coding sequence ATGGCAATCGAATTTACTAAGTATCACGGTCTAGGCAACGATTTTATTTTGATTGATAATCGCTCTAGTAAAGTACCTGTAGTCACTCCAGAGCGAGCAATTGAGCTGTGCGATCGCCACTTTGGTATCGGGGCTGATGGTGTAATTTTTGCCCTACCCGGAGAAAAGGATACAGATTACGCAATGCGGATTTTTAACTCCGATGGTTCTGAACCGGAAATGTGTGGTAATGGTATTCGTTGTTTGGCGGGATTTTTGGCAGATTTAGAGGGGATGTCTCGCAACCAAGACGCTTATCGTATTCATACCTTAGCTGGTGTAATGACACCCCAACTGCTACCTGATGGGCAAGTCAAGGTAGATATGGGTTTACCTCGATTACTGGCTGGGGAAATTCCCACAACGCTGGCTGCAAGTGATAGCAAAGTGATTAATCAACCCTTGGACGTGGAGGGGAAAACTTGGGATGTCACCTGTGTAAGTATGGGTAATCCTCACTGTATTACTTTTGTTGAGGATGTGGCAGCGATTCCTTTAGAAACTCTAGGGACGAAATTTGAGCATCACCCAGCTTTTCCCCAACGGACAAACACAGAATTTATCGAAGTTGTTAGCCGTGATTACCTGAAGATGCGTGTCTGGGAACGAGGCGCAGGCATTACCTTAGCTTGTGGAACGGGGGCTTGCGCTGCCTTGGTGGCTGGTGTATTGACAGGAAAGTGCGATCGCCTGGCTAGTGTAGAATTACCTGGGGGTGTGTTGGAAATTGAATGGTCAGAAGTAGACCAAAGAGTTTACATGACTGGCCCGGCTGAGAGGGTTTTCACTGGTAAAGTGTAA